Part of the Flavobacterium sp. MDT1-60 genome, AAACTGGTTGATGAAATCACGATTGGAGATTTGATCAAAAAACCAGGATGGATCAGAATGTCTATTCACCCGACTACAACAGATAAAGAAATCGCTTATGTTTGTGACAGCATTAAAGACCTGGCTAAAAATCACGTAACGTGGGCTTTAGATTATTCTTATAATAACAAAACCAACGAATTTGTTCATAAAAATGCTACTTCATTTGAAGATGATTTAGTTGCTGGTTGGTTTAAGTCTTAATTGGAATGTTTTTTTAACCGCAAAGATCGTTTTTTGAATATGCTTCTTAAAGTTTGCAAAGCTTTGTGGTAACCATATTATTAATAGTAAATTCAATATTTGGTATCGTTTGTCATTTCTGTAAAGGTTAGATATTTCGGTAACAAAATTTACCTTTAATAAATTTTGTTGCGATGAGAAATCACACTAGTAACTCGGTTCCTAAAAGCGAGTTACTAGTGTGTTTGCTTCGTCAGTCGCTATCACTCGAGTCACCTTCGTTGAAATTATAACATAAGAACGGAATAAAAATAAGGCGGAAATATTTTTGACTAATCAGAATTTTTAACTTTCAATTTATGAAAATTATTTTGATTGCTGAAATTTTTTAAGTGACAATAAGGCTTGCTCTTTGATTTTTGCCTGAAAAAAACCTGTCCAGCCCAGCAAATATCCTGTAACTCCAAAGGCTTGCTTGGACCATTTCCACACATCAAAATTATCAGTATGCTTAATAATCAAGCCGTCCTGAAAAATAAATTCAGCTGAAATTTTGTTGATTACTTTTCGGTTTGTTTTACTGAAATTATAAGTAGCTACCCATTTTGCAGAACCTGTAAATTCATCAGCCTTAACATCTGAAAATTCAATTTTAAGATTGCCTTTGCTTTTTAAAATCAACATCTCCCACATTTTAGAGACCTGATCTTCTTTTAGTAAGCCAAAAGCAGGATCAATAAAATGTACTTTTGGGTGATAACATTCACTCATTGTTTTAGCATCGGCATTTGCAAAAGAAGTGTAGAATTTTGCAATTAAATTTTCGTTGACATTCATTTAAATAAAATTAGAATATAAATATAAGAGTAATTATATTAAAATTTTTATTTATAAAGTATTAATTACGGCTGCAGTATCAAATGTTTTTTTTGATTTATCGTATGCTGTCGAAAAGTAAGCTATTTTATTTACTGCAGTAAAATAACCCGTTTGATTTCCAAAAGATTTTGAATTTCCGGTTACAATAAATCTGATACCTTGTATATCTGCTTTTTTAAGCTTAACCATTTCGCTTGGAGTAAAGTAATAATAAGAAGTAGTTTTGCCTTCGACAGTTTCTTTTACATTTTTGTCGACACAGGCAATAACATCTCCATTAGCCAAATCGACATAAACGCCTCCAGAAATTCTTGCTTCAGCATTTGCAGTTGCAATTGATAATTTTAAAATACCACCTTTTTCTGTTTTCGCAATCTGAACATTGGTTTCTCCTGAAAAAGCATATTTCTCACAAATAAACACATAACTTTGCGTTGCCGGATACGCTTTTGAGCCTTTTACGCTCATTGTTTCCTGAGCATTTACAAAAGTTGAAAGTAACAGTAAGATTAAAAAAGGTGTTTTAAATTTCATAGTTTTTGTTTATTGTCCTTCTAATTTAGAATCAAATTTTTCATCCCAATCCATTGATTTTATTGCAGAAACTAAATTATCTTCATTTACAAAAACGCGTAACTCTTTGTTGGCCACTTTTTTGGTGTAGAGCGCGTGATAACGGTAAATAACTTCCTGTTTAGTTCTATAAACGCCATCCAGTTTCAAATCAATAAAACTTCCGTAATATTGTCTAAACCTCTGGCAGGTTTTCGTCAATCGTTCTTCGGTCGTATTTTCCATAACTGATTGTGTAACCTCAGTTTCATTAAAAGGTTTAAATTTTGACGTGTTACAGGTTTCTAAAACCCGCTTACCTAAATCATATGCTTTTTTCTGCTGATTGGCATTAATTTCAGCGGTCGAAACTGGTTTAATTTTTAAATCTTCGGTATCCCTGTTAACAGTTTTAGATTTACATCCAATTAGCAACAACAAACATATAATCAATACTGCTTTCTTCATAACTATTTATGTTATTTTTAATAATAAGTTAGGGTCGGGGCAATTTTGAATGTAAAAATTCAAATCATTACTGTTGCAAACGCCGGGATAATCTCCCCAATAATCTTCAATATTTTGTATAATCTGAAAATGTACATGTGGCGCATAATCTCCGTTAACAGCTGCATTTCCAAGAGTTCCAATTTTTTCACCCTTCTTAAATTGCTTCCCAACACTTAGGTCTTTTATACTTTCTAACGATAAATGTCCATATAAAGTATAAAATTTTTCATTTTCAATTTCGTGTTCTAAAATGATTGTCGGTCCATAATCTCCTAAACCAATATTATTTTTAAAGCTATGTACTTTTCCGTCAAGTGCCGCCAATACAGATGTGTCAACTTTTGTCCAGAGATCAAGACCTATGTGAATATTACGTTCCGGAATAGATTCATTTTTAAAAATGGTACTTCTTTTATATAAGGTTCGACCTTCTATATAACCTCCAAAGGCTACTTCGCCATTATTATTTTTTAAATAATTAGAAATAAAAATTTCAAATTCAGTAGCATTTTCTGGTTTGCTATCCATCAACTCTTTATTCGTTATTGATAAATCTAAAGGAATATATTGTGAAAAATCAATGCTGGAATCGATAATTTTAGTAGGTGGAATGGCTTTTAAAATAGAAACTAGGGTTTTCATAAAAGGTAAAATTTAGGCGACTTTTTCAATTATTATTAGTTCATTATGATCTTCAATGCGGGGCAACATTTTTGAAGAGAAAAGTTTAGAATTTATTTCTGCAATATACTTCCGATTTCTGACATTATGTGCTTCGTCCAGAATCATTGTATTAAAAAGTACAAATCCCTGATCTTTTAAAAGAGAACATACTCTTTCACTGAAAAACCGTTCAAACAAAAAATTAGGCATTTTGGTATCCTCAAAAATATCAATGATTATAAGGTTATATTGATGTTTGGTTTTTAAAACAAATTCAAAAGCATCGTCAATTATGACTTCAAGTTGTTTGATCTGATTGAGATTAAAATAATCATTTGCAATCTGAATCATGTCTGCGTCAATTTCAACACCGGTAATTTTACCTTTGTACTCAATTTCGTCAACTAAAGTTTTGACAACACTTCCACCGGCAACTCCTAACAATAAAATATGATCCATAGTAAGAATGGCTTTATATCCGATATTCCGTAATCCATACCTTAATATACGTTGTAAACTTCCATAAGAATAATTTGTGTTTTCAGAATCCAAAACCAATTCACCATTTGCCCATGTAACTTCGATCATTTTGCTTCTTGCCGATTTTTTCTTGAAAATTTTGATTGGAATCAGATAACTAAAAAATTTTTGGATCATTTGTAAAGCTTTTATTCAAAAATACCATTTTAAATCTTTTATTTTGCATGAAATAATAAATTTTTAATGAAGAAACAGTTGTACAAATTCATCTTTTTTAAGCTGATGGGCTGGAAAATAAGAGGAATTGAAAATGCGGAAGTTAAAAAATGTGTGATGATGGTGATGCCACATACAAGTAATCATGATTTTTATTTAGGAATTTTTACTCGTGGAATTTCGGGATTAGAAATGAACTGGGTTGGAAAGAAAGAATTATTCAGATTTCCTTTTGGATATTATTTCAGAAGTGTAGGAGGTGAACCTCTAGATCGTTCGGGTGGGTTGAATAAAGTCGATTCAATTGCTGCAATTTTTGATCGCAAAGAAGTTTTTCGTTTAGCCGTAGCTCCAGAAGGAACCCGTAAAGAAGTAGCAGAAATTAAAAGTGGATTTTATTATATTGCACTTAAAGCAAATGTGCCAATTATCCCAGTTGCTTTTGATTGGGGTAAAAAAGAAGTTAATTTAGGAAAGCCTTTTTGTCCAACAGGAGATTACGAAGCCGACTTACAAATTTTGAAAAAGCATTATGATGACGTTCTGGGTAAAATTCCGCAAGATGGATTTAGGTTGTAATTTTCTAGTTTTAAACAATTAAATCCAATTTAATGGTTTCATCGTAAGTATAGATAACTTTCTAAAATTATACTTATGAAAAATCTATTTATTACATCTGCTTTTTTGATTTTATGCTTTTCATCTTGTGACAGTAATGATACAGAGAATAATGCGCCAATGCCTGAATCCACTTTAGTAACATCAAGTAATACTTCAGGAAAAATTACCTTCACCAATTTATTAGCTACTGCACCAAATGTAAAATCTTTTACAATAGCTTCTTTAGATGCCGAGGGAATTTCATATAACAGTGAAACTGATGCTGTAATTGTAGCTTCAAGAACGACAAATAAATTAGAAGTCTATTCTGGAATAAAAAATGCTCTTGCAGCGGGTACTGATAATTTAATGTTGTCCCTAAGCAGTATCACTGGTGACTTTACTAACGCCAGGGAAACTGCAGTTTCCGGAGACATAGTTGTAGTCGCACAAGATCAGCTTGCCTCTAACGGTATGATAAACAAACTTTTTGTTTATCAAAAAACAACTAATGGTTTTACATTGTTAAAAACATTTACAACTGATTTCAAACTTTGGGGAATCCACATTAACGGAAATGATTTATTTGCTGTAGCTGACCTGACAGGAGATTTAGTTTTCTTTAAGAATTTTATGACTAATGCCTCCGGAACTATTCCTGCAACAAAAAGAGTTACAATTGCGGGCTTAACACGTTCGCATGGAATTACCTACTCTTCGTCTGATGACATAATGATTTTAACAGATGTTGCAAGTGCAGCCTCAGGAACTGATGGAGGATTAATTATAATAAAAAATTTCTCAAACGTTTTTAATAAAACTGAGGCATCGGCCACGATTGCATTAATGAACCAGATTCGAATTTATGGACCAAATTCTACTCTAGGAAACCCTGTAGATGTAGCATATGATAATGCAACTCAGAAAATATATGTTGCAGAAAGATTAAATGCAGGCGGACAAGTTTTAACCTA contains:
- a CDS encoding spermidine synthase, which produces MIQKFFSYLIPIKIFKKKSARSKMIEVTWANGELVLDSENTNYSYGSLQRILRYGLRNIGYKAILTMDHILLLGVAGGSVVKTLVDEIEYKGKITGVEIDADMIQIANDYFNLNQIKQLEVIIDDAFEFVLKTKHQYNLIIIDIFEDTKMPNFLFERFFSERVCSLLKDQGFVLFNTMILDEAHNVRNRKYIAEINSKLFSSKMLPRIEDHNELIIIEKVA
- a CDS encoding 1-acyl-sn-glycerol-3-phosphate acyltransferase — encoded protein: MKKQLYKFIFFKLMGWKIRGIENAEVKKCVMMVMPHTSNHDFYLGIFTRGISGLEMNWVGKKELFRFPFGYYFRSVGGEPLDRSGGLNKVDSIAAIFDRKEVFRLAVAPEGTRKEVAEIKSGFYYIALKANVPIIPVAFDWGKKEVNLGKPFCPTGDYEADLQILKKHYDDVLGKIPQDGFRL
- a CDS encoding peptidoglycan DD-metalloendopeptidase family protein; protein product: MKTLVSILKAIPPTKIIDSSIDFSQYIPLDLSITNKELMDSKPENATEFEIFISNYLKNNNGEVAFGGYIEGRTLYKRSTIFKNESIPERNIHIGLDLWTKVDTSVLAALDGKVHSFKNNIGLGDYGPTIILEHEIENEKFYTLYGHLSLESIKDLSVGKQFKKGEKIGTLGNAAVNGDYAPHVHFQIIQNIEDYWGDYPGVCNSNDLNFYIQNCPDPNLLLKIT
- a CDS encoding nuclear transport factor 2 family protein, with translation MNVNENLIAKFYTSFANADAKTMSECYHPKVHFIDPAFGLLKEDQVSKMWEMLILKSKGNLKIEFSDVKADEFTGSAKWVATYNFSKTNRKVINKISAEFIFQDGLIIKHTDNFDVWKWSKQAFGVTGYLLGWTGFFQAKIKEQALLSLKKFQQSK